A region from the Benincasa hispida cultivar B227 chromosome 12, ASM972705v1, whole genome shotgun sequence genome encodes:
- the LOC120067706 gene encoding short-chain dehydrogenase TIC 32, chloroplastic-like, whose amino-acid sequence MWFLSKKGPSGFSASSTAEEVTEGIDGTGLTAIVTGASSGIGTETARVLALRGVHVVMAVRNLATGREVQEAIVKENPSAKVDTMELDLSSMASVQNFASNFKSSGLPLSILVNNAGVMASPFLLSKDKIELQFATNHVGHFLLTNLLLETLKKTAKESDKEGRIVNVSSRRHQFSYREGIQFEKINDQSRYNGLSAYGQSKLANILHASELARQLKEEGVKITANSLHPGAIPTNLFRYHSLINRFLGVLGKHVMKNVQQGAATTCYVALHPQIKGISGHYFADSNIAKASSQAHDSELAKKLWDFTQKLMISNSLKA is encoded by the exons ATGTGGTTTCTTAGCAAGAAAGGACCATCTGGGTTCTCAGCTTCTTCCACAGCTGAAGAAGTTACAGAAGGAATCGATGGGACGGGTCTAACAGCCATTGTTACAG GTGCATCAAGTGGCATTGGCACTGAAACTGCTCGTGTTCTTGCGTTGCGTGGAGTACATGTAGTAATGGCGGTTAGGAATCTAGCAACTGGTAGGGAGGTCCAAGAAGCCATTGTCAAGGAAAACCCATCTGCCAAAGTTGATACCATGGAGTTGGATCTGAGTTCAATGGCATCTGTTCAGAATTTTGCATCAAATTTCAAGTCCTCAGGTCTTCCACTGAGCATTCTCGT TAATAATGCAGGAGTCATGGCTTCCCCCTTCTTGCTCTCGAAGGACAAGATAGAATTGCAGTTTGCAACAAACCATGTGG GACATTTTCTTTTGACAAATCTATTGTTAGAGACATTGAAAAAGACAGCAAAAGAAAGTGACAAAGAAGGAAGGATTGTCAATGTCTCGTCACGACGGCACCAATTTTCGTATCGTGAAGGCATCCAATTTGAAAAAATCAATGATCAATCAAG GTATAATGGCCTTTCTGCATATGGTCAATCAAAGCTTGCTAATATTTTGCATGCTTCCGAACTTGCAAGACAGCTGAAG GAAGAAGGGGTGAAGATAACTGCAAATTCACTACATCCTGGAGCCATTCCAACAAACCTATTTCGTTATCACAGCCTCATTAACC GTTTTCTTGGCGTACTGGGTAAACATGTGATGAAGAATGTACAACAG GGAGCAGCAACGACATGTTATGTTGCATTGCATCCACAAATCAAAGGGATTAGTGGCCATTATTTTGCTGACAGTAACATAGCCAAAGCAAGCTCACAAGCCCATGATAGTGAATTGGCAAAGAAACTGTGGGACTTCACCCAAAAGTTGATGATATCAAATTCCTTAAAAGCTTAA